The following coding sequences lie in one Lepeophtheirus salmonis chromosome 11, UVic_Lsal_1.4, whole genome shotgun sequence genomic window:
- the LOC121126004 gene encoding uncharacterized protein: MIFFNLRPKIRFILLLVTLFVTSSSARPQDSYGSPQAAPASSSGDSYGSPQAAPASSSGDSYGSPIAAPATSSGDSYGSPVSAPATSSGDSYGSPLAAPATSAGDSYGSPQSSLITGGSNNLAVAYGAPQTSPVSTSCRTQTSPNQISGASCTANAPVCTDSCSTVLEPKCETKYDSECTTVNERKCEQTYETQCATEYEQQCSTQYDEECKTVYDQKCETKYETIYEESCKTTYADQCQTVYEPKCETRYEDKCETKYDTQCSTQYEQQCQSVTEQECSTVQDKQCSTTYEQKCETSYETQYEQACQTIQEQQCQTLYDTISETKCETKYDTVQEQVCNTVYQTVSETQCGTVYDTVSEQQCSTVYDTVNEKKCETKYDTINEQKCETRYETEYEQQCSTVYDTAYDTVCNTIYDTVNEKQCSTKYETQCNTVYETEYDTTYDNKCETQYETEYETSYESECNTVYDNQCQTVYDTIQESQCSTQYDTKCETKYETIHEQQCDTKYDNECTTVYDTVQEKKCETKYDTQCTTEYETTYEQQCRTEYRTEYDTVYEEQCNTVYDEKCESTYETQYETISQEECHQVQDQVCNTIYEQVCETQYETEFEQICDEPEQDTYGSPKAPAIGAGDSYGSPQAPSVDTYGTPQAAPVSNSLDDYGSPKAPACRSVPKQVEKQNCRSIPRESCSPTTRTECQQVSKQVPKQVPSQVCNKVPRQECNKVPNQVAKQVPQQICDQVPKQTPKNVCNQVQKEECYDIPRQVPREECHQVPRQECRDIPRQQAREECNQVPREVCSEIAKQVPRQECTQVPRQDCHQVSKQIPKQVSKEVCNQIPRQVSKQVPREQCQQVPREECIDVPRQVPREECSQVPKQVGRQQCTNVPRKVEKEQCKNIPRQTARQECYDVPMQVAREQCQNVPRQVQRQECKEVPKQEAREQCSYIPRQVERQECNTLPRQVARQECNSVPRQSCKNLPKQVETQNCNQIPRENCVNVPQQVCNPVTKQECSNVPKEVCNQVPRQECNQVERQECTQIPRESCSKIPQESCQQVPRQETREECNQVPRSDCSQVPRQACTQVPKQICSQVPKEQCFDIPRQSCSQVAKQECRDLPRQKCSPSCTTSYTCQICDQPSQDSYGSPSASPVVLSSYNV; encoded by the coding sequence ttCATATTACTCTTGGTAACTCTCTTCGTAACCTCAAGCAGCGCTCGACCACAAGACTCTTATGGATCACCTCAAGCTGCTCCCGCATCTTCTTCAGGAGACTCTTACGGATCACCACAAGCCGCTCCCGCATCTTCTTCAGGAGACTCTTACGGATCACCAATCGCCGCTCCAGCAACATCTTCAGGAGATTCTTATGGATCGCCAGTATCTGCTCCAGCAACTTCTTCTGGAGATTCATACGGATCACCACTAGCTGCTCCAGCAACTTCTGCTGGAGATTCATACGGCTCTCCTCAATCATCATTGATTACAGGAGGATCCAACAACTTGGCTGTTGCTTATGGAGCTCCTCAAACCTCTCCAGTAAGTACGTCTTGTCGTACTCAAACATCCCCTAATCAGATATCTGGTGCATCTTGCACAGCCAACGCTCCAGTGTGCACGGATTCATGCTCTACAGTCCTTGAGCCAAAATGTGAGACCAAGTATGACTCAGAGTGCACTACTgttaatgaaagaaaatgtgAGCAGACCTATGAAACGCAGTGTGCTACAGAGTATGAGCAACAATGTAGCACTCAGTATGATGAAGAATGCAAAACTGTCTACGATCAAAAGTGCGAGACAAAGTATGAAACCATATATGAAGAATCCTGCAAGACGACCTATGCTGATCAGTGCCAAACGGTCTATGAGCCCAAGTGTGAGACGCGCTATGAGGACAAGTGTGAAACGAAATATGATACTCAGTGCTCAACGCAATATGAACAACAATGCCAATCCGTTACAGAACAGGAATGCTCCACGGTTCAGGACAAACAATGCAGTACGACCTATGAGCAAAAGTGTGAAACGTCCTATGAAACCCAGTATGAGCAAGCCTGTCAAACTATTCAGGAACAACAGTGTCAAACTCTCTATGACACTATTTCTGAAACAAAGTGTGAAACGAAATATGATACGGTTCAAGAACAAGTATGCAATACTGTGTATCAGACAGTGTCGGAAACGCAATGTGGAACTGTATACGACACAGTCTCTGAGCAACAATGCAGCACAGTCTACGACACTGTGAATGAAAAGAAATGTGAGACAAAGTATGATACGATTAATGAACAAAAGTGTGAAACGCGTTATGAAACAGAATATGAGCAACAATGCTCAACCGTCTATGATACGGCCTATGATACTGTTTGCAACACTATTTATGATACAGTTAACGAAAAACAATGCAGTACCAAATATGAAACACAATGTAACACTGTCTACGAAACTGAATATGACACCACTTATGACAACAAATGTGAAACTCAGTATGAAACAGAATATGAAACGTCCTATGAATCTGAATGCAACACCGTATATGACAATCAATGCCAGACTGTATACGATACAATTCAAGAGTCCCAGTGCAGTACGCAGTATGATACTAAATGTGAGACCAAGTATGAAACGATTCATGAGCAACAGTGTGACACCAAGTATGACAATGAGTGTACAACCGTGTATGACACCGTTCAGGAAAAGAAATGTGAGACCAAATACGATACTCAATGTACCACAGAGTATGAAACGACTTATGAGCAACAATGCCGTACTGAGTATAGAACAGAATATGATACCGTCTACGAGGAACAGTGCAACACTGTGTATGATGAAAAATGTGAGAGCACTTATGAGACTCAGTATGAAACCATATCCCAAGAAGAATGTCATCAAGTCCAGGATCAAGTTTGTAACACCATCTATGAGCAAGTCTGTGAAACTCAGTACGAAACTGAATTTGAGCAAATCTGTGATGAGCCGGAACAAGATACGTACGGATCACCAAAGGCACCTGCTATTGGCGCAGGAGACTCTTATGGATCTCCTCAAGCTCCTTCTGTTGATACATATGGAACTCCACAAGCCGCCCCGGTTTCAAACTCATTAGATGATTATGGATCCCCTAAGGCTCCTGCTTGTCGTAGTGTTCCGAAACAAGTGGAGAAGCAGAATTGTAGAAGTATTCCCCGAGAATCTTGCTCACCTACTACAAGAACCGAGTGTCAACAAGTTTCTAAGCAAGTACCAAAACAGGTTCCATCCCAGGTCTGCAATAAAGTGCCCCGACAAGAGTGCAATAAGGTTCCTAATCAAGTAGCCAAGCAGGTTCCCCAACAAATCTGTGATCAAGTTCCAAAACAAACCCCCAAAAATGTTTGTAATCAAGTGCAAAAGGAGGAATGCTATGATATTCCTAGACAAGTGCCTAGAGAAGAATGCCACCAAGTCCCAAGACAGGAGTGTAGGGATATTCCACGACAACAAGCGCGAGAAGAATGTAATCAAGTACCCAGAGAAGTTTGTAGTGAAATCGCTAAGCAAGTTCCCCGTCAAGAATGTACTCAAGTCCCTCGTCAAGACTGCCACCAAGTTTCCAAGCAGATTCCCAAGCAAGTATCAAAAGAAGTTTGTAATCAAATACCCCGACAGGTATCCAAACAAGTCCCAAGAGAACAATGCCAACAAGTGCCTCGAGAAGAGTGTATTGATGTCCCACGACAAGTGCCAAGAGAGGAATGTTCCCAAGTACCCAAACAAGTTGGAAGACAGCAATGCACCAATGTTCCACGAAAAGTTGAGAAGGAACAATGTAAAAACATCCCAAGACAGACTGCACGTCAAGAATGCTATGATGTACCCATGCAAGTGGCAAGGGAACAATGTCAAAATGTACCCCGACAAGTTCAACGTCAGGAGTGCAAAGAGGTTCCAAAACAAGAAGCCCGAGAACAATGTTCCTACATTCCTCGTCAAGTTGAGCGTCAAGAGTGTAATACTCTTCCTAGACAAGTTGCAAGACAAGAATGCAACTCCGTTCCACGACAAAGCTGCAAAAACCTTCCTAAACAAGTTGAAACACAAAACTGCAATCAAATCCCAAGAGAGAATTGTGTAAATGTTCCCCAGCAAGTATGCAATCCCGTCACGAAGCAGGAATGCAGTAATGTTCCTAAGGAGGTGTGTAATCAAGTACCTCGACAAGAGTGTAACCAAGTGGAACGCCAAGAATGCACACAAATCCCAAGAGAGAGCTGCTCAAAGATTCCCCAGGAATCATGTCAGCAAGTACCTCGACAGGAAACCCGTGAAGAATGTAATCAAGTCCCACGTTCGGACTGTTCGCAAGTGCCTAGGCAGGCATGTACCCAAGTTCCAAAACAAATCTGCTCCCAGGTACCCAAGGAACAATGCTTTGACATTCCCAGACAGTCTTGCTCACAAGTCGCCAAACAAGAATGCAGAGATCTTCCAAGACAAAAATGCAGTCCCTCATGTACAACCTCATACACTTGTCAAATCTGTGATCAACCATCCCAAGATTCTTATGGATCACCCTCAGCTTCCCCCGTTGTTTTATCCTCGTATAATGTCTAA